In the genome of Virgibacillus doumboii, the window AAAAACAATTCAACTTCAAGTTAAAATCCTTCGTTGGGGTGTTCAGCGGGTTAATCATCTTGCAGCTGCTCGCACTTCTGTTTTCACTCGGTGGCACTGCCAGCATGTCAAGAGGTGGCACTGCCTATGATTTTCAGGTAAGGTATTTTGGTGCGGATATCGTTGTTGTATTTACAATGCTATGGGCGTTCATAAATGCGATACTTATTAAAACGAAGGCATATACGGAAGATGACTTTTTATTCGTTACCAATCGATTGAGCAGTAATCTGTCAAACATTGCTTTCCTGGTTGCCGCATGCATCGTTGGCGGTGTTACAGCGATATTATCTGGATACTTATTGAAAGATGTTATCTATTTCCTGTTTGATACTTCACCAATAATGCAAACCGGAATGGCCAATGTTCCTGATTTGGTTATCGGAATTCTGGCAACCATATTATTTGTTTTTACATGCAGTAGTGCCGGATATCTTGTCGGGACGCTCGTGCAATTGCACAAGTCCATGGCGTATATTATTCCTGTAGTAGTTATTGGTCTTATTATGGTAGTGGCACAACAAACCGGAGTCCATATGGTTGTGGAAGTCGGCCAGTTTTATTTCGCTGAAAGCTCATTTTGGATCCTGGTTTGTAAAACAGTGGCAACCTCGGCGGTGCTGTTCGGCGCATCCATTCTGATTTCCAACCGATTGGAGGTTAAAAAATGATTGCTTTTATGCCGATTATTATGCTTCTGCTTGTGTTAGGTCTCGTGTTTTTAGTCATTAAACGAACACACAAAAAGACAAACAGACATGGTTATGTTAAAAAAGTGCAGTTGATGGTTGCTAGTTATATAGTAATACTGCTGATCTCGATTGGCGTATTTTATTTGCTTCCAAAGGATGAATATTTGCGGGCTGAAAAAGATGTGTCGACTGAACCATTTGAGCTGCGTCAGGCTGCCAATGTGGGTGAAATAGGAAAACTCGATAAATATATGGAGGAAACATGGACCTTTGAAATCAATAGGCAGGAGCTTAACGTGGATGTAGCAAGTAACGGGCACTCTCCAACAGACTTTCCTATCTTTGTGGAAACGGTCGAAACACAGCAAGATTCGATTAAAGCTTCTTTTTATCGGACTCCCATGATTATCGATGGATACGATTTCAGTGATCGATTGAAGCCTTTAACAATCAGTCATGCTTCAGGTACGTTAACTTTTTCACTGCCTGATCCGATAATGGTTGAACTGTCGTTGTTTAAACAGGAATTTCCTATCATGCAATTTTCCGGGAAAAGCATTATGGATAGTGGACACCATAGTGAGCAGGTATTATATATTACAATTCCTGAAAATATAGAGCTGAATTTTACAGCTGAAAACCGAGTTGAGTATGTGAATTAAATTCAACGTTCTAATTGCGTATAAATCTCATATGATTAAAGGAATCCCGCAAATAATATCGAATTAAATATATGAGGTGATCATATATGAACTATGAACGTGGCGGCATAGCTTTTACAGGTTGTTTTTTCCTCGGTATTGGTATTGGCATGTGGGCAGGAAATACAGCGGTTGGTGCCTTGATAGGATTGGGCGCAGGATTTTTATTCATGGCCTTCCTGGGAAAAAGGCATGGCTAATTGTTATAAAATACTACTCTGAATCGTGAAGAGTAGTATTTTTTCATTAAACATTCAGTTCCTTGATTACCTTTGCGGGGTTGCCGCCGACAACGACATTATCCGGCACATCTTTAGTGATTACCGCCCCCGATGCAATTACTGCATTATTGCCGATTGTAACACCAGGGTTAATCACTGCACGGCCGCCAATCCAGACGTTGTCACCGATTGTCACCGGCTTTCCGAATTCAGTTCCGGCCATCCGTTCAGACGGATTCACCGAATGTGTAGCCGTATAAATATGAACACCCGGAGCCATCATGCAATTAGCTCCAATCCGTACCTTGCAAACATCAAGGATGACACAGTCGAAGTTTACAAAAAAATTTTCACCGACATGGATGTTGGAACCATAATCACAGCGGAAATTGGGTTCGATATCTATATTTTCCCCGGTGGATTCGAAAAGTTCTTTAAGCAGTTCCGTACGTCGTGCCCCTTCTGTTTCATGCGATGTGTTAAATAATCTGGTTAATCTCCGGGCATTCTGACGTTCTTCTACCAACTTAGCGTCTTCCGGATTATACAACTGACCATTTAGCATCTTTTCTTTTTCTGTAGGCATTGATTCATCCCCTTGATAGTAAACTTGAGCAATTCACTATTAATTTTAAAATAAAATGATAATAAATACTAGTAAGGGTGGCAAGGCAAAAATAAGTAATGATATTTTGGAAGAAATGGAATTGTTAGCGGACTTACATGTTCCGCTAGCCTACTAGCAACCGCTGAGGCAGGAACACATATCTTGTTCCCATTTTAATATTATTACCTCTTATTTTTTGTTATAATAGAAAATATCAAGGGAGGCGTAACGGTTGAGTGAAGCAAAAAAGTTGCAAAAAGATGCGATGCACGTCCTGAAAGAGACAAGCAGAACATTTTACATACCAATCACATTACTAAAGCCGACATTAAAGAAAACAGTGGGTTCGGCTTATTTATGTATGCGTGCAATCGATGAAATAGAAGATCATGAAGAACTGGATACGGAAACGAAGCAACGGCTGCTTCGGTCGACAAAAGTTCTGCTGCAAAGTGAATTTGACAAAGATGCATATCGTGAATTGCTTCAACCATATGAAAAACTCCTGCCTGAAGTGACGCTGAGACTGGGTGACTGGATTGATGTGTGCCCGGAAGGTATTGTCGAAAAGGTAAAAGAATCCACCGCCATTATGGCCGGGGGAATGGCTGACTGGGCAGAAAGACATTGGAATGTTAAGACAAAAGAAGACTTAGACGATTATACATATTATGTTGCCGGTCTTGTAGGTGTTATGCTGTCCGATATTTGGGAATGGTATGATGGCACGAAGACAGACCGTGACCTTGCTGTCGGCTATGGCCGGGGGTTGCAGGCAGTAAATATTTTGCGGAATCAGGATGAGGACAGCGAACGCGGTGTGAATTTTGTACCGGACGGCTGGACCAGGGCTGATATGTTCAGCTATACAGAAAATAACCTGGCACAGGCTGATGAATATATGAAAGATATTCATACCCGCAACATTCAACTGTTTTGCCAAATCCCGCTGGCGCTGGCAAAACGAACCGTTAAGGCGCTGAAAGACGGACGGGAGAAGATTTCCCGTAATGAAGTGGAAACAATTGTAGAGGATATTCAAAATAATTAATCGAGAGACGGGCTGTCACATTAATCATGGGGCAGCCCGTTTTTAGGATTCTGTCATCTTTAAAATCTGGACATTTACCTTATTCAAAGGATTTATTTTAGTCCCTTAATGGTGCAAATCTTTCCCTTCTGCTAATAAGGTCGGCCAGTAAATAAATAACTACTTGAACGGGTAAAGAGTATATATAGTTCCAATTCAGCGGCTCGTATAAATCCAGCCAGTTTAAAAGAGGGAGTCCTATGAATGAAGTGATTACTCCCAGTATAATGGCTTTAATAAAAGGATGGACATGCGGTTTAAATTGCATAAGAAAAACAACTAAGGTTGGGATTACCAGAAGGTCCCATGGCAGATATGTATTGATAGGAGGAAAAACCTCGTACCTGTAATTCCAAAGGCCAAAAAATACCCCTATTAAATCGAAGCATGTTGCTAAAAGCGCGGTAAAAAAGCCAGTGAATAATAATCGGTCTGCATTTTCTTTTTTCATTAATATAAACCAAACCCACAAACATAAAGCTATAATTACTATGCCTAACCACCATCTCCACGAAAATAAAATATGATCCAACCATAATTGATATTTATCCTCATAAGCTTGTCTGAAGAGTTCCGAATTTTTTTCGATTATCGACCGGTTCATTGCTATATTTGCTCCTTTATGTTTACTAGGTGCGTATAATTTAATCAAGTTATTTATTATTATGAGGAAATGGCAAATTATTATCCTGATTTATATCTTGTTGGCAGGCAGAAGAAAGAGACCGCGGCAAACGGTCTCTTTTCTAACCGGATTATTTATCAAGTAACGATTTCACTCCCAGATACAGGATGGCCAGAGAAAATACAATGACCGCTAGCCCGCCAATTATTTGGAAAAACGTTGCAATTCCTGCAGTAATGACAGAAGATGTCGGAATATTTGCAAGTGCAAAACCTGCTAATATACATGCCAAATAAAGCGCTACTGAATGATGCATCGAAAATCCCCCCTTCGCTTTAATGGAGCTAAAAGTGGTTCTTTCGACAAAAAACGGCAAAATTCGGGAAGTGACAGGCACGCTAAAAACACTGAAAGGATTCTACGTTATCCAGATCTACTCCATAATAGGCCCATCTGTTTCCATACCATCTGAATCCTGCGATGGAGTTTCGGCCGACAAAGACTGGGAAGAACCAGAAAGAGTCCCATCTCAACCAGATATACGTGAAGCGGAACAAGCAGCCCTGGATGGCGCCCGGGTCAACAGCGAAGACACCGAATTCCCCTTGTGCCTGCTGCGTTTGCGGCTTTTGTGGTGTGAATGATGGCGGCGGTGAATCAGGAGGTCCGGCAGAAGATGGTCCGCCTGCAAATCCCGGCGGTCCTCCACCTGATTGTCCGGGCGGTCCCCCAAACGGCGGCCCACCGCCTGTTTGCCCGGGTGGTCCAAAGTTTTGTCCACCCTGTGATCCATTAAAGAAATCGT includes:
- a CDS encoding sugar O-acetyltransferase; translation: MPTEKEKMLNGQLYNPEDAKLVEERQNARRLTRLFNTSHETEGARRTELLKELFESTGENIDIEPNFRCDYGSNIHVGENFFVNFDCVILDVCKVRIGANCMMAPGVHIYTATHSVNPSERMAGTEFGKPVTIGDNVWIGGRAVINPGVTIGNNAVIASGAVITKDVPDNVVVGGNPAKVIKELNV
- a CDS encoding squalene/phytoene synthase family protein — translated: MSEAKKLQKDAMHVLKETSRTFYIPITLLKPTLKKTVGSAYLCMRAIDEIEDHEELDTETKQRLLRSTKVLLQSEFDKDAYRELLQPYEKLLPEVTLRLGDWIDVCPEGIVEKVKESTAIMAGGMADWAERHWNVKTKEDLDDYTYYVAGLVGVMLSDIWEWYDGTKTDRDLAVGYGRGLQAVNILRNQDEDSERGVNFVPDGWTRADMFSYTENNLAQADEYMKDIHTRNIQLFCQIPLALAKRTVKALKDGREKISRNEVETIVEDIQNN
- a CDS encoding CBO0543 family protein, whose protein sequence is MNRSIIEKNSELFRQAYEDKYQLWLDHILFSWRWWLGIVIIALCLWVWFILMKKENADRLLFTGFFTALLATCFDLIGVFFGLWNYRYEVFPPINTYLPWDLLVIPTLVVFLMQFKPHVHPFIKAIILGVITSFIGLPLLNWLDLYEPLNWNYIYSLPVQVVIYLLADLISRRERFAPLRD